A single window of Deinococcus budaensis DNA harbors:
- a CDS encoding WD40 repeat domain-containing protein: protein MRRPLLLGLTLASAAQAAASLPTPMQTLNHPNARWAIHVDRQRAVAVDDDGAAAVLVPRQGSPRTVKFSGNSKLRSPLVTPGGRVLAAQLDFDRCQVAVWDVTAGRKIAALEGALTRVLDCGQDTSFIFDIGFTPDGRFLLTADQTGLRRWDAQTGRLLRAVPGKFLSQHVSPDGRSVVTVGEGRRVEVWATDLSSRLKALPPQPTDCMRGPGPWPTGATWNADSTHLAFSCDREVRVWNVAAGGLRSLRRAGRYEYADAPTFSPDGRFVVADEDSAGVAVWNLASGQRVAQLGTPGPGVQVTDVVIAPRNVLYAAWTDGRLARLDLKQPSQALEPLTAFPNKPGLWPSLAVNREGNRLAVASGDGRLNVYALPEQ from the coding sequence ATGCGCCGCCCGCTCCTTCTGGGTCTGACTCTGGCAAGTGCCGCCCAGGCCGCCGCCTCCCTCCCGACCCCCATGCAGACGCTGAACCATCCGAATGCCCGGTGGGCTATCCATGTGGACCGTCAGCGCGCCGTGGCGGTGGATGACGACGGCGCGGCGGCCGTGCTGGTACCCCGGCAGGGTTCACCCCGCACGGTGAAGTTCTCCGGCAACAGCAAACTGCGTTCGCCCCTCGTGACGCCCGGAGGCCGGGTGCTGGCCGCGCAACTCGACTTTGACCGCTGTCAGGTCGCCGTATGGGACGTGACGGCGGGCCGGAAGATCGCGGCGTTGGAGGGTGCCCTCACACGGGTTCTGGATTGCGGTCAGGACACCTCGTTCATCTTCGACATCGGCTTCACGCCGGATGGCCGCTTCCTGCTGACCGCCGACCAGACGGGCCTGCGCCGCTGGGACGCGCAGACAGGCAGGCTGCTGCGAGCCGTTCCGGGAAAGTTTCTCAGCCAGCACGTCAGCCCGGACGGGCGCTCGGTGGTGACGGTCGGGGAGGGCCGCCGGGTGGAGGTGTGGGCCACCGACCTTTCGAGCCGCCTGAAGGCTCTGCCGCCGCAGCCCACCGACTGTATGCGCGGGCCGGGACCCTGGCCGACCGGGGCGACATGGAACGCCGACAGCACCCACCTCGCCTTCTCCTGCGACCGCGAAGTGCGGGTCTGGAACGTCGCCGCCGGAGGACTGCGGAGCCTGAGGCGGGCGGGTAGGTACGAATATGCCGACGCCCCCACCTTCAGCCCGGACGGGCGCTTCGTGGTGGCGGACGAGGACAGCGCGGGCGTGGCGGTCTGGAACCTGGCGAGCGGTCAGCGGGTCGCGCAACTTGGGACCCCCGGCCCCGGTGTGCAGGTCACGGACGTGGTGATCGCACCCCGGAACGTGCTGTACGCGGCCTGGACCGATGGACGGCTGGCCCGCCTGGACCTGAAGCAGCCCTCGCAGGCGCTGGAGCCGCTCACGGCCTTTCCCAACAAGCCCGGCCTGTGGCCTTCCCTCGCCGTCAACCGTGAGGGGAACCGTTTGGCGGTGGCCTCGGGCGACGGTCGCCTGAACGTGTACGCGCTGCCTGAGCAATAG
- a CDS encoding flavin reductase family protein has translation MLSAQTTRFFGYYPGTVALVTAEHTDTRNVLSVGWHTALSAEPPLYGVAVGRERATHPLIVESGRFGVNFLPFAAARAVQGAGVLSLHDGGDKFARLGLAVLPDAGLALAGAYLHYTCEVVEVVPTGDHDLFVGRVTGVRYDPAMYDDSGLFAGEAAVYLGRSAYVTTAPGRAVYPPEDFA, from the coding sequence ATGCTCTCGGCCCAGACCACCCGTTTTTTCGGCTACTACCCCGGCACCGTCGCCCTCGTGACCGCCGAGCACACGGACACGCGCAATGTGCTCAGCGTGGGGTGGCACACCGCCTTGAGTGCCGAGCCGCCGCTGTACGGGGTGGCGGTGGGGCGAGAACGCGCGACCCATCCGCTGATCGTGGAGAGTGGACGCTTCGGCGTGAACTTCCTGCCCTTCGCGGCGGCGCGGGCCGTGCAGGGGGCGGGCGTGCTGAGCCTGCACGACGGTGGAGACAAGTTCGCGCGGCTGGGTTTGGCAGTGTTGCCGGACGCAGGGCTGGCCCTCGCCGGGGCTTACCTGCACTACACCTGCGAGGTGGTGGAGGTGGTGCCGACGGGCGACCATGACCTCTTCGTGGGGCGGGTGACGGGGGTGCGGTACGACCCGGCGATGTACGACGACTCCGGGCTGTTCGCGGGCGAGGCGGCCGTGTACCTGGGCCGCAGCGCGTACGTGACGACGGCCCCGGGGAGAGCGGTCTACCCGCCCGAGGACTTCGCATGA
- a CDS encoding cobalamin B12-binding domain-containing protein → MEDRRIRVLIAKPGMDGHDRGAKVVARALRDAGMEVVYTGLRQTAEMIVNAAIQEDVDAIGLSVLSGAHMHYFREVSALLRERGAEDIILFGGGIIPDQDLPKLEELGVGKVFTPGASTQDAAAYLKTAVAQRWAAQGT, encoded by the coding sequence ATGGAAGATCGCCGCATCAGGGTCCTGATTGCCAAGCCCGGCATGGACGGCCACGACCGGGGCGCCAAGGTGGTGGCCCGCGCCCTGCGCGACGCCGGAATGGAAGTGGTGTACACCGGCCTGCGCCAGACCGCCGAGATGATCGTGAACGCCGCCATTCAGGAGGACGTGGACGCCATCGGCCTCTCGGTGCTGTCGGGCGCCCACATGCACTATTTCCGCGAGGTGTCCGCGTTGCTCAGAGAGCGCGGCGCCGAGGACATCATCCTCTTCGGCGGGGGCATCATTCCCGATCAGGACCTGCCCAAGCTCGAAGAACTCGGCGTGGGCAAGGTCTTTACCCCCGGCGCCAGCACCCAGGACGCCGCCGCCTACCTGAAGACCGCCGTGGCCCAGCGCTGGGCGGCCCAGGGCACCTGA
- a CDS encoding MFS transporter, which produces MSAETRPVPAVPTSAALPLGRLAPLYGAQALATGATTVSTVLASLIMSGLGRESLVGLPSTLISAAAALSAGFFGALMLRLGRRTGLGLAFMLGAVGAGLGFLGARAGAVPLFLLGAALVGAAQGGYQQARYAAAESVPEGRRGTALGLLMLTSVLGSFVITGFSGAVEGLGNRLGTTAEVAGWLVGAGLLALAALLIGVWRPLRAPVGAGETITAPRLSVRQAFGVPGVRSTALALATAQGLMVTLMSLTPLRAHHAGMDHGSVAALISGHVAGMFAFGWVTGPLIDRLGLRFGYVGGAGLLLAAALTAPLPGTAWLGVSMFLLGLGWNLAFVAGSKALARHPAAQGVTDGLGYVAAGLGTLLGGVVIARAGFPVLAYACAAFALLPLLSAWRVRRA; this is translated from the coding sequence GTGAGCGCCGAGACGCGGCCCGTCCCGGCTGTTCCCACGTCGGCGGCCCTGCCGCTGGGGCGGCTCGCCCCGCTGTACGGCGCGCAGGCCCTCGCCACGGGCGCGACCACCGTCAGCACCGTTCTCGCCAGCCTGATTATGAGTGGCCTGGGCCGCGAGAGCCTCGTCGGGCTGCCCAGCACCCTGATCAGCGCGGCGGCGGCCCTCTCGGCGGGGTTCTTCGGGGCGCTGATGCTGCGCCTGGGCCGCCGGACGGGGCTGGGGCTGGCCTTTATGCTGGGGGCGGTGGGGGCCGGGCTGGGCTTCCTGGGGGCGCGGGCCGGGGCGGTGCCGCTCTTCTTGCTGGGCGCGGCCCTGGTCGGGGCGGCGCAGGGCGGCTACCAGCAGGCGCGGTACGCCGCCGCCGAAAGCGTCCCCGAGGGGCGGCGCGGCACCGCCCTGGGCCTCCTGATGCTGACCAGCGTGCTGGGGTCCTTTGTGATCACCGGCTTTTCCGGCGCGGTCGAGGGCCTGGGCAACCGCCTGGGCACCACCGCCGAGGTCGCCGGGTGGCTGGTGGGCGCGGGGTTGCTGGCCCTGGCGGCGCTGCTGATCGGCGTCTGGAGGCCGCTGCGTGCCCCGGTCGGGGCCGGGGAGACGATCACGGCCCCCCGCCTCTCCGTCCGGCAGGCCTTTGGGGTGCCGGGGGTGCGCTCGACCGCCCTGGCCCTCGCCACCGCGCAGGGGCTGATGGTCACGCTGATGAGCCTCACGCCGCTGCGTGCTCACCACGCGGGCATGGACCACGGCAGCGTGGCCGCGCTGATCTCGGGCCACGTGGCAGGCATGTTCGCCTTCGGGTGGGTGACCGGCCCGCTGATCGACCGCCTGGGCCTGCGCTTCGGCTACGTGGGCGGCGCGGGGCTGCTGCTGGCCGCCGCCCTGACCGCGCCGCTGCCGGGAACCGCGTGGTTGGGGGTCAGCATGTTCCTGTTGGGCCTGGGGTGGAACCTCGCCTTCGTGGCCGGAAGCAAGGCCCTGGCCCGCCACCCCGCCGCGCAGGGCGTCACCGACGGTCTGGGGTACGTGGCCGCCGGACTGGGCACGCTGCTGGGCGGTGTGGTGATCGCGCGGGCGGGTTTTCCGGTGCTCGCTTATGCCTGCGCCGCCTTCGCCCTGCTGCCGCTGCTGAGCGCGTGGCGGGTGCGGCGGGCCTGA
- the gltX gene encoding glutamate--tRNA ligase → MPVVTRIAPSPTGDPHVGTAYIGLFNHTLAAQARQREGEGRFILRIEDTDRGRYVADSETRIFQMMQWLGLTPDESPLQGGPGGPYRQSERTGLYGDHARQLVASGHAYYAFETPEELTALREQAQSEGRVIAVPSRDLDPAAAQARVDAGEAAVVRLKVPREGETVVNDRLRRPIAFQNREIDDKVLLKADGFPTYHLANVVDDRLMEVTHVVRAEEWITSTPIHVLLYQAFGWPEPVWAHMPLLRNADRSKISKRKNPTSAEWYMNQGFLPEAMLNFLATMGWTHPDGVEIFDLAEFQRVFRLEDVTLGGPVFSLDKLKWMNGKYLREVLSEEEVARRLHAYLASQKRELPLDGYFRAVVRMMIPRMDVFSEFLDKTPYFWSEDYPVNEKAQKLIEEGRPFLPDLAARLKNLPAFDQATTDAALRAFAEERGLKPGKVMQPLRAALAGTSESPGMFEMLEALGRERVVARVERAAR, encoded by the coding sequence ATGCCTGTCGTCACCCGCATCGCCCCCAGCCCCACCGGAGACCCGCACGTCGGGACCGCCTACATCGGCCTCTTCAACCACACCCTCGCCGCGCAGGCCCGGCAAAGGGAGGGAGAAGGCCGCTTCATCCTGCGCATCGAGGACACCGACCGGGGCCGCTACGTCGCGGACAGCGAAACGCGCATCTTCCAGATGATGCAGTGGCTGGGCCTGACCCCCGACGAATCGCCCCTGCAAGGCGGCCCGGGCGGTCCCTACCGCCAGAGCGAGCGCACGGGGCTGTACGGCGACCACGCCCGGCAACTCGTCGCCTCCGGCCACGCCTACTACGCCTTCGAGACGCCTGAGGAACTGACGGCCCTGCGCGAGCAGGCGCAAAGTGAAGGCCGCGTGATCGCCGTGCCCAGCCGCGACCTCGATCCCGCCGCCGCGCAGGCCCGGGTGGACGCGGGCGAGGCCGCCGTGGTCCGCCTGAAGGTGCCGCGCGAGGGCGAGACCGTCGTGAACGACCGCCTCCGCAGGCCCATCGCCTTCCAGAACCGCGAGATCGACGACAAGGTGCTGCTCAAGGCCGACGGCTTCCCGACCTACCACCTCGCCAACGTGGTGGACGACCGCCTGATGGAAGTCACCCACGTCGTCCGCGCCGAGGAATGGATCACCTCCACGCCCATCCACGTGCTGCTGTACCAGGCCTTCGGCTGGCCCGAACCCGTCTGGGCGCATATGCCCCTGCTGCGCAACGCCGATCGCAGCAAGATCAGCAAGCGCAAGAACCCCACCTCGGCCGAGTGGTACATGAACCAGGGCTTTTTGCCCGAAGCGATGCTCAACTTCCTCGCCACGATGGGCTGGACGCACCCGGACGGCGTGGAAATCTTTGACCTGGCCGAATTCCAGCGTGTCTTCCGGCTGGAGGACGTGACCCTGGGCGGCCCGGTCTTCAGCCTCGACAAGCTCAAGTGGATGAACGGCAAGTACCTGCGGGAAGTGTTGAGCGAGGAGGAGGTCGCGCGGCGCCTGCACGCCTACCTCGCCTCGCAGAAGCGCGAGCTGCCGCTGGACGGCTACTTCCGCGCCGTGGTCCGCATGATGATCCCGCGCATGGACGTCTTTTCCGAGTTCCTGGACAAGACGCCCTACTTCTGGTCCGAGGACTACCCGGTGAACGAGAAGGCGCAAAAACTGATCGAGGAGGGCCGCCCCTTTCTGCCCGACCTCGCCGCGCGGCTGAAGAACCTGCCCGCCTTCGACCAGGCCACGACCGACGCGGCCCTGCGCGCCTTTGCAGAGGAACGCGGCCTCAAGCCCGGCAAGGTGATGCAGCCCCTGCGCGCGGCCCTGGCGGGCACCAGCGAAAGCCCCGGCATGTTCGAGATGCTCGAAGCGCTGGGCCGTGAGCGCGTGGTGGCGCGGGTGGAGCGCGCGGCGCGGTAG